A single region of the Nicotiana sylvestris chromosome 6, ASM39365v2, whole genome shotgun sequence genome encodes:
- the LOC138871556 gene encoding uncharacterized protein, giving the protein MEKDKETLDSSSPLYMHPSENAGTMLVPMAFDGIGYRFWSRGVLRVLSVKNNVGFIIGKVKKHDANHTTFDQWSRILNSLLKDLADSLEYVKDTKELWQELEDRYDQTNGAKLYQLQKEISDLSQGTLDITGYYTKKKKL; this is encoded by the coding sequence ATGGAAAAAGATAAGGAAACCCTCGATTCGTCTAGCCCTCTATACATGCATCCGTCAGAGAACGCTGGAACTATGCTGGTACCGATGGCTTTCGACGGCATTGGTTATAGATTCTGGAGTAGAGGAGTACTTAGGGTGTTATCAGTGAAGAACAATGTCGGATTTATCATAGGAAAGGTTAAGAAGCACGATGCGAATCACACCACTTTTGATCAATGGTCCCGGATTCTTAACTCACTTTTGAAAGATTTGGCTGATAGTCTAGAATATGTTAAGGATACGAAGGAATTATGGCAGGAATTAGAAGATAGATATGACCAAACTAATGGTGCCAAATTGTATCAGCTTCAGAAGGAAATCAGTGATCTAAGTCAAGGAACTCTTGACATCACTGGCTACTACACTAAAAAGAAGAAACTTTAG